CGGTGGCGTCTGGTTCGTGGGCCTCGTCGTGACCGCGGGCGTCGGAGCCGCGCTCGCCTCGCGCGCGCTCGCGCCGATTGACCGGATCACCACGCGCGCGGCGCGCATCGCGCGCGGAGACATCGACGCCCGCCTCGATCCGCCCCCGGTCGACGACGAGATCGGCCGCATGACGGGGCTGCTCAACGAGATGCTCGACCGGCTGCACGCGGTCATCGAGGCGAACCGCCGCTTCGCCGCCGACGCGTCGCACGAACTGCGCAGCCCGCTCACCGCCATGGTGGGCGAGGTCGACGTGGCCTTGAAGCGTGAACGGCCGCCGGCCGAGTACCGCGCCACGCTGACACTCGTGCGGGAACGGCTCGCCGAGATGGCCGATCTCACCGAGGACCTGATGACGCTCGTGCGGGCCGAGGAGGGCGCGACCGACCGCGTCATGCGCGAGGTCCCGCTCGCCCCGCTCGTCGAGGCCTCCGTCGCGCGGCTGACCCCCCTCGCCGCCTCGCGCGGCATCTCGCTCACCCGCCGCAACCTCGACGCGCTCGTCGCGTACGGCGACGCACGCCTCTACGCCCGCGCGGTCGACAACCTCGTGGCCAACGCCGTGCAGTACAACCGGGACGGCGGCCGCGTCGTCATCACCGGCCGGCTCGACGAGCCAGGCGGGGACGCCTGGCAGCCGGCCTCGGTCGTGCTCACCATCGACGACACCGGGCCTGGCATCCCGCGCGATCAGTGGGAGCGCGTGTTCCGGCGATTCCACCGCGTCGACCGCTCGCGGTCGCGCGCGACCGGCGGCACCGGCCTCGGACTGGCGATCACCAAGGCGGTGGTCGGCCTGTTCAACGGCTCGGTGCGGGTGGTCGCGTCGTCGGCCGAGGGCACGCGCTTCGAGGTGCGGCTGCCAGGGCGAGGCGCCGTCGACGGGCCCAGGGCCGTTGATCCGCAGGCGATGGCTCGGATAACGTGAGCGATGGGAGGGCGCGCGACATGAATGCCGTCGTGGTCCGGGCGTTTGGCGAGCCGGACGTGCTGCAACTCGAACAGATCGACACCCCTTCGCTCGGCGACGGCCAGCTGCTCGTTCGCCTGCTCGCCGCCGGCATCAACCCGGTCGACACCTACATCCGTACGGGCACCTACGCCCGCCGGCCGCCGCTGCCCTACGTGCCGGGCACCGACGGCGCCGGCGTCGTCGAGCAGATTGCGCCCGGTGTCACCGAGTTCGCCCCGGGCGACCGCGTCTACGTCGCGGCGACGATTGCCCGACGATTCAGCGGCGCCTACGCCCAGTACGCGGCGTGCGACGTCGATCACGTGCATCCCCTGCCCGCGCGAGCCACGTTCGACCAGGGAGCGGCCATCGGCGTGCCCTACGCGACGG
The DNA window shown above is from Acidobacteriota bacterium and carries:
- a CDS encoding HAMP domain-containing protein, whose protein sequence is MTPDGPRLSFRTRLTLRWTLAFGVVLALANLAIYLGARAYLYLDVDAKVRTLGATELASAIDESGGVHLHDFPVEAFGDNEYADKFSQLFDARGALLMHSPGLDGVAGLLAPETMAEALDRRAPLVSVVVHGRHGRMVGLRADYEGEPYVVAVGLFTDPLERHLVKLAWFLGGVWFVGLVVTAGVGAALASRALAPIDRITTRAARIARGDIDARLDPPPVDDEIGRMTGLLNEMLDRLHAVIEANRRFAADASHELRSPLTAMVGEVDVALKRERPPAEYRATLTLVRERLAEMADLTEDLMTLVRAEEGATDRVMREVPLAPLVEASVARLTPLAASRGISLTRRNLDALVAYGDARLYARAVDNLVANAVQYNRDGGRVVITGRLDEPGGDAWQPASVVLTIDDTGPGIPRDQWERVFRRFHRVDRSRSRATGGTGLGLAITKAVVGLFNGSVRVVASSAEGTRFEVRLPGRGAVDGPRAVDPQAMARIT